From the genome of Paraburkholderia largidicola:
GCCGCGTCGTCGGCCGCACGTCAGCGAGCGGGACGCTCGGCGTACACTAGCGAGCATGTCCGACTGCGGAGGTCTGCATGACGGGTGCTTCCTTCGACGTGCCGCCCGTGCTGATCGTCGGCGCGGGACCGACGGGGCTGGCGGCGGCCATGAGTCTTGCTCGCGCGCAGGTGCCCGTGCGGCTGATCGACAAGGCGCTGCAAGCGGATCCGCATTCGCGCGCGATCGGCATCCAGGCGCGCACGCTCGAACTGCTGGAGCAACATCGCCTCGTCGAACGCTTTCTCGAACTCGGTCATCGCGCGCGCACCGCGAATCTGTATTCGAACGGCCAGCGGCTGACGCGGCTCGATTTCGATCCGCTACAAACGCGCTATCCGTATCTGCTGTTTCTCGATCAATCCGTTACCGAGCGCCTGCTGACGGAGCATCTCGCGACGTTCGGCGTGGAGGTCGAACGCGGCGTCGAGCTGACGATGTTCGCGCAGGGCTCGGCGGGCATCAACGCGACGCTGCAACGCGCCGACGGTCATATTGAAACCCTGCATCCGTCGTACATGATCGCCGCTGACGGCGCGCACAGCGCGATTCGTCACCGGCTCGGCATGAGCTTCGCGGGCAAGACCTTCGAGCAGACCTTCCTGCTTGCCGACATCGAAGCGGACACCGGCTGGTCCGACGACGAGTTTCATATCTTCGCGTCGGGCGCGGGGCTGGCGGCGCTCTTTCCGATGGGCAAGGGCCGACATCGGCTGATCGCCGATCATCCCGCGATGCCGGCGCGCGAGCCAGCCGAGGTTGCGTCGGGCGGCGACACCGCGATGCCGCTTGCGTCGATCCCCGCGCCCACGCTCGAAGAATGCCGGGCGATCGCGAAGAGTCGTATTCATCATCCCGTCGAACTGAGCAGCCTGTCGTGGTCCGGCTACTTTCATCTGAATAGCCGGATGGTCGAGCAGTTGCGCGCGCAGCGCGTGTTCCTGGCGGGCGACGCCGCGCATGTGCACAGTCCCGCGGGCGCGCAGGGGATGAACACGGGCATTCAGGAAGCGTTCAATCTCGGCTGGAAAATCGCGCGCGTGCTGAAGGGCGATGCGCCCGACCGGCTGCTCGACACCTACCATCTCGAACGTCATCCGATCGAACGCGACGTGCTGCGGCAGACCAGCTTCGTCACGCATATGGCGGAAGCGGACCACGGGCCGCTCAAGCTGCTGCGCGAGCGCGTGATGCCCGTGCTCGCCGCGCTGGGGCCGCTGCGCGATGCCGCGCGTCTCACCGTCAGCGAACTGGCGATCCAGTACCGGCGCTCGCCGCTGACGCTCGAACGCATACTGGACGGCGGCCCGCGCGCGGGCGAACGCGCGCCCGATGCGCTCGTGCATGTCGTCGATGGACCGTTGGGCCGGGTGCCCGGCATGGGCTGCATTTTCGATCTGCACGACCCCGCGTTTTTCTCGCTGTTTCTGCTCGTCGATCCGCCGGAGGAACCGGGGACGGGCAACGGCAAAATGCTGTCGCTGCATCGCAAGCCTGTGCGCGCTGCCGATCTCGACCGTTTCGTTGCCGCCGTCGAAGATTTGCTGCCGGGGGCGGTGCGAGTGTGGCGCGTGTCGGATGCGAATGGCGAGGACGGTGGGCCGTCGCTCAGTGAGTCGTTCGGGAGGACGCGGCCTTCGTTTTATCTGGTGCGGCCCGACGGATATGTGTGCGCGCGTGGGCGGCCGGGGTCTGATTTGAATGGGCTGCTAAGGCATTGCGAAGCGTGGTTCGCAAAGGGGGCGCCGAGCGAGCCGGCGGTGTCGTGATGAGTTGATGCGCACGTTCGTTGCGGGTTTGGTGTTTGTGGTTGAGCTGGCAGCGTCTGCGGTTTGGTTTTGCTTTTGCTTTTGCTTTTGTTTTTGCTTTTGCTGGCATCCGCGTGATGTTAGCGTGCTTCAGGCGTTGCCCCTGTGCGGGGCGGCACCTACTTTTCTTTGCCGCCGCAAAGAAAAGTAGGCAAAAGAAAGCGGCTCACACCGCCAGCACGTGTTCTCATCCACGGGCCCCCAACGTCCCCACCCGTCACACGGTAACGCGTTGTTCGTTGCCCGTTGCCAGCGCTTCGAACAATTGCATCACCTACTTCACGAACCCATACAGCGGCCAGCGGCAGCGAATGACTAGTGCCGCCCAGGTGGCAAACTGTGTGTAGGTTGTCGCGTCGTAATGGGTAGCGCTCTTACAGGGTGGAGCGCGTGCGCTATCGGTCCGGAGTGAGGCGTGTGAGCCACTACAGCCAACACACAGTTTGCCACCTGGGCGGCGGTGGACGATCTGGCTCGGCGTGCTGTAGTGCGGAAGCGTGCAGCGGGTGAGGCGCACTGCAAGCGCGCTGGCAACGGACGTGGGTCACGTGGTTGCCGTGTGAAGCGTAAGAACCTTTGGGGGCCCTCAGGCAAGAACAAGGATTGGCGGTGTGAGCCGCTTTCTTTTGCCTACTTTTCTTTGCGGCGGCAAAGAAAAGTAGGTGCCGCCCCGCACAGGGGCGACGCCTGAAGCACGCTAACAAACCGCGGATGCCAGCGAAAGCAAAATCAAACCGCGGATGCCAGCGAAAGCAAAACCAAACCGCCGATGCCAGCGAAAGCAAAACCAAACCGCCGATGCCAGCGAAAGCAAAAACAAGCAAACCCCCCAGCGTCGCAGACAACCCCAAAACCAAAAAAAAGCGTCCGCATCGCTTCCGACACGAACGCCCAACTGCTGTTGCTATTACATGAACGCCGACGCCAACGCGCCGCCAGGCAATTGAAACACCTTAAACCGCCGCAGCCTCCTTCGGCGTCAAATCCGCGCGATGCCTGACCAGCGCCTCACGAACCATCTCATGCAATTCCAGCTCGACACCTTCAGGATTCGCATGCAGCGTCGCCAGAATCGAGCGCCGCATACGCGGCTCCCAAAACCGCCGGATATGATCGGCAATATTGTCGATCGCCTCATCTCGGTCCGGCATCGACTCGAAGAAATCGCCGATGCGGTTCGCCATGTCGACCAGGTTATGTGCGTCCATTGCGTTGCCTCACTTGCCTGACGTGGTGGCCATCTCACGCTTGCTGAGATGCTCGAGCTGCTCGTTGTTGAAGCGCGAGTAATCCTTCTGCCATTGCGACGGTTGCTCGACAGGCATCACCTGCACGGCCGTCACCTTGTACTCGGGGCAGTTGGTCGCCCAGTCGGAGCTGTCCGTCGTAATCACGTTCGCCCCGGACTCGGGGAAGTGGAACGTCGTGTAGACCACGCCCGGCTGCATCCGGTCCGCCACCTTCGCGCGCAGCACCGTGTAGCCCGCGCGCGATTCGATGCCGACCCAGTCGTCATTCTTGATGCCACGGTCTTCGGCGTCGTGCGGATGGATCTCCAGACGATCCTCGTCGTGCCACAGCGAGTTCTCTGTACGGCGCGTCTGCGCACCGACGTTGTACTGCGACAGAATGCGGCCCGTCGTCAGGATCAGCGGGAACTTCTGGTTGACCTTCTCCGGCGTCGCGACGTACTTCGTGATGACGAACTTGCCCTTGCCGCGCACGAACTCGTTGATGTGCATCGTCGGCGTGCCTTCCGGCGCGTTCTCGTTGCACGGCCACTGGATGCTGCCCAGCTTGTCGAGCTTCTCGTACGACACGCCGTGGAAAGTCGGCGTGAGGCGCGCGATCTCGTCCATGATCTGCGACGGATGCGTGTAGTTCATCTCGTAGCCGAGCGCGCGGGCGAGCAGGATCGTCACTTCCCAGTCCGAGTAGCCGGCCAGCGGCGGCATCACCTTGCGCACGCGCGAAATGCGGCGCTCGGCGTTGGTGAACGTGCCGTCCTTTTCGAGGAACGTCGAGCCCGGCAGCAGCACGTGCGCATACTTCGCGGTTTCGTTCAGGAAGATGTCCTGCACGACGATACATTCCATCGACGACAGCGCCGCGCCCACATGCTGCGTGTTCGGGTCGGACTGGACGATGTCTTCGCCCTGGCAGTACAGGCCCATGAAGCTGCCGTGCAGCGCCGCGTCGAACATGTTCGGGATGCGCAGGCCCGGCTCCGGCTGCAGCGTCACGCCCCATTCGCCTTCGAACAGCGTGCGCGTCACCGTATCGCTGATATGGCGATAGCCCGGCAGTTCGTGCGGGAACGAGCCCATGTCGCACGAGCCCTGCACGTTGTTCTGGCCGCGCAGCGGATTCACGCCGACGCCTTCGCGGCCAATGTTGCCCGTCGCCATCGCAAGGTTCGCGATGCCCATCACGGTCGTCGAGCCTTGCGCATGTTCCGTCACGCCGAGGCCGTAGTAGATCGCCGCGTTGCCGCCCGTCGCGTAGAGGCGCGCGGCTTCGCGCACCTGTTGCGCCGGCACGCCCGTCACGCTTTCCATCATTTCCGGCGAGTTCTCCGGCAGCGCGACGAAATCGCGCCAGTGCTGGAACGCGCGCGTTTCGCAACGCTCGGCGATGAACGCCTCATTGAGCAGGCCTTCCGACACGAGCACGTGAGCAAGCGACGTGACCATCGCGACGTTCGTACCCGGACGCAGTTGCAGGTGATGCGTGGCTTTCACGTGTGCCGTATCGACGATGTCGATGCGGCGCGGATCGACGACGATCAGCTTCGCGCCTTCGCGTACACGTCGCTTCAGACGCGAGCCGAACACCGGGTGGCCGTCGGTCGGATTCGCGCCGATCACGATGATGACGTCGGATTTATCGACGGAAGCGAAGGTCTGCGTGCCCGCCGATTCGCCGAGCGTCGTCTTCAGGCCGTAGCCCGTCGGCGAGTGGCAAACGCGCGCGCAGGTGTCGACGTTGTTGTTGCCGAACGCGGCGCGCACCAGCTTCTGCACCAGATACGTTTCTTCGTTCGTGCAGCGCGACGACGTAATGCCACCGATCGAATCGCGGCCGTACTTCTCCTGGATGCGGCGGAACTCCGACGCGGCGTAGCTCAGCGCTTCTTCCCAGCTGACTTCGCGCCACGGATCGGTGATCTTCGCGCGGATCATCGGTTTCTTGATGCGATCCTTGTGCGTCGCGTAGCCCCATGCGAAGCGGCCCTTCACGCACGCATGGCCTTCGTTCGCCTGGCCATTCTTGTGCGGCACCATCCGCACGACCGTGTTGCCCTTCATCTCGGCCTTGAACGAGCAGCCGACGCCGCAGTACGCACAGGTCGTCACGACGGAATGCTCGGCCTGGCCCAGCATCACGATGCTCTTTTCCGACAGCGTCGCGGTCGGGCACGCGGCGACGCACGCGCCGCACGACACGCACTCCGAGTCCATGAACGGCTGGCTTTCGCTCGCGGCGACGCGCGATTCGAAGCCGCGGCCGGAGATGGTCAGCGCGAACGTGCCTTGCGTCTCTTCACACGCGCGCACGCAGCGGTTGCAGACGATGCACTTCGACGGATCGTACGTGAAGTACGGGTTCGACTCGTCTTTCTTGTCCTTTAGGTGATTCGCGCCGTCGAAGCCATACCGCACCTCGCGCAGGCCCGTGACGCCCGCCATGTCCTGCAGTTCGCAGTTGCCGTTGGCAGGGCAGGTGAGACAGTCGAGCGGGTGATCGGAGATGTACAGCTCCATCACGTTGCGGCGCAGACCTTGCAGGCGGTCCGTTTGCGTGCGCACTTTCATGCCCGCTTCGACAGGCGTCGTGCACGACGCGGGATAACCGCGCCGTCCTTCGATTTCGACGAGACACAGACGGCACGAGCCGAACGGTTCGAGCGAATCGGTGGCGCACAGCTTCGGGATATTGACGCCGGCTTCAGCGGCGGCGCGCATCACCGACGTGCCCGCGGGCACCGTGATCGACTCGCCGTCGATTTCGAGCGTCACGTCGACGTCGGAATGGCGCAGCGGCGTGCCGTAGTCGGTATCGTCCATCGGGCCGCGTTCGTTGCGCAGTGCGCCCGCCTTGCA
Proteins encoded in this window:
- a CDS encoding FAD-dependent monooxygenase, with product MTGASFDVPPVLIVGAGPTGLAAAMSLARAQVPVRLIDKALQADPHSRAIGIQARTLELLEQHRLVERFLELGHRARTANLYSNGQRLTRLDFDPLQTRYPYLLFLDQSVTERLLTEHLATFGVEVERGVELTMFAQGSAGINATLQRADGHIETLHPSYMIAADGAHSAIRHRLGMSFAGKTFEQTFLLADIEADTGWSDDEFHIFASGAGLAALFPMGKGRHRLIADHPAMPAREPAEVASGGDTAMPLASIPAPTLEECRAIAKSRIHHPVELSSLSWSGYFHLNSRMVEQLRAQRVFLAGDAAHVHSPAGAQGMNTGIQEAFNLGWKIARVLKGDAPDRLLDTYHLERHPIERDVLRQTSFVTHMAEADHGPLKLLRERVMPVLAALGPLRDAARLTVSELAIQYRRSPLTLERILDGGPRAGERAPDALVHVVDGPLGRVPGMGCIFDLHDPAFFSLFLLVDPPEEPGTGNGKMLSLHRKPVRAADLDRFVAAVEDLLPGAVRVWRVSDANGEDGGPSLSESFGRTRPSFYLVRPDGYVCARGRPGSDLNGLLRHCEAWFAKGAPSEPAVS
- a CDS encoding formate dehydrogenase subunit delta, with the protein product MDAHNLVDMANRIGDFFESMPDRDEAIDNIADHIRRFWEPRMRRSILATLHANPEGVELELHEMVREALVRHRADLTPKEAAAV
- the fdhF gene encoding formate dehydrogenase subunit alpha codes for the protein MSDPITFKSGGCGSGNCACKAGALRNERGPMDDTDYGTPLRHSDVDVTLEIDGESITVPAGTSVMRAAAEAGVNIPKLCATDSLEPFGSCRLCLVEIEGRRGYPASCTTPVEAGMKVRTQTDRLQGLRRNVMELYISDHPLDCLTCPANGNCELQDMAGVTGLREVRYGFDGANHLKDKKDESNPYFTYDPSKCIVCNRCVRACEETQGTFALTISGRGFESRVAASESQPFMDSECVSCGACVAACPTATLSEKSIVMLGQAEHSVVTTCAYCGVGCSFKAEMKGNTVVRMVPHKNGQANEGHACVKGRFAWGYATHKDRIKKPMIRAKITDPWREVSWEEALSYAASEFRRIQEKYGRDSIGGITSSRCTNEETYLVQKLVRAAFGNNNVDTCARVCHSPTGYGLKTTLGESAGTQTFASVDKSDVIIVIGANPTDGHPVFGSRLKRRVREGAKLIVVDPRRIDIVDTAHVKATHHLQLRPGTNVAMVTSLAHVLVSEGLLNEAFIAERCETRAFQHWRDFVALPENSPEMMESVTGVPAQQVREAARLYATGGNAAIYYGLGVTEHAQGSTTVMGIANLAMATGNIGREGVGVNPLRGQNNVQGSCDMGSFPHELPGYRHISDTVTRTLFEGEWGVTLQPEPGLRIPNMFDAALHGSFMGLYCQGEDIVQSDPNTQHVGAALSSMECIVVQDIFLNETAKYAHVLLPGSTFLEKDGTFTNAERRISRVRKVMPPLAGYSDWEVTILLARALGYEMNYTHPSQIMDEIARLTPTFHGVSYEKLDKLGSIQWPCNENAPEGTPTMHINEFVRGKGKFVITKYVATPEKVNQKFPLILTTGRILSQYNVGAQTRRTENSLWHDEDRLEIHPHDAEDRGIKNDDWVGIESRAGYTVLRAKVADRMQPGVVYTTFHFPESGANVITTDSSDWATNCPEYKVTAVQVMPVEQPSQWQKDYSRFNNEQLEHLSKREMATTSGK